From the Oleiphilus messinensis genome, one window contains:
- a CDS encoding DUF294 nucleotidyltransferase-like domain-containing protein — translation MREKSVRFHNTASLINFLQHHAPFNQMSDVDLEFVVENTQIAFFSKGDMIVSPETGVVDELFIVKKGLVRGYRNNAQAHGGDTAVTLSPGECFPLAAMVAERATQTCHEAVEDTFCFILNKSGFIELLFRSAVFSDFAARGVSALLQLANQQLKANASVSIHEGYSLETPLEQLARNNPIVCSPDIPLKKAIEIMDGAGIGSIIATNENRRAIGIFTLRDLRKVIAAPEVDLNIPLEQVMTTDPKSLPQSATAFDAAVLMAEHHFAHICLTNDDGKLVGVVSERDLFSLQRVNLVHLTRAIAHANSFTSLIQIREDIPGLIHTMLAHGASVTQINRLITVLNDYTVRRVLELAIRHYPHHLPDFTWLSFGSEAREEQTLVTDQDNGIIFHTSGHNEQEADREALLAFARLVTQYLDQCGFTLCKGNIMASNPALCLTLAEWKNKFERLVRTTTPENLLQSTILFDMRAIWGDESMVDELYDHLLKRIGNNTLFQKMLAGNALQNRAPLGFFRGFKFSKSKSGENKGKRIDMKTQGLNPFIEAIRVLALANDIRESNTLKRLSRLTELKVFKPADSAAWEEAYSFIQMQRMKHHQDCVSAGTAPDNMLDPEILNPLDRRVLKEAFRQAQRIQQVLELRYQL, via the coding sequence ATGCGAGAAAAATCCGTTCGCTTCCACAATACCGCCTCTCTTATCAACTTTCTGCAGCATCATGCGCCGTTTAATCAAATGAGCGATGTTGATCTTGAATTTGTCGTCGAAAATACCCAGATCGCATTTTTTTCCAAGGGGGACATGATTGTGTCGCCGGAAACCGGTGTCGTGGACGAGTTGTTCATCGTCAAGAAAGGCCTGGTCAGAGGTTACCGCAATAATGCTCAGGCGCACGGGGGTGACACCGCTGTGACGCTTTCTCCCGGTGAATGTTTTCCCCTGGCCGCAATGGTCGCTGAACGTGCAACACAAACCTGCCACGAAGCGGTGGAAGATACGTTCTGTTTTATCTTGAACAAGTCCGGCTTTATTGAGTTGCTCTTCAGAAGCGCTGTCTTCAGTGATTTTGCAGCTCGGGGGGTAAGCGCCCTGCTCCAGCTGGCGAATCAACAATTAAAAGCAAATGCATCGGTTAGCATACACGAGGGCTACAGCCTTGAAACCCCGCTGGAGCAGTTAGCACGGAACAATCCCATTGTTTGCTCTCCGGATATCCCGCTGAAGAAAGCCATCGAAATCATGGATGGTGCAGGCATTGGCAGTATCATCGCCACCAATGAAAACCGGCGGGCAATTGGCATCTTTACCCTGAGAGATCTGCGTAAAGTAATCGCTGCACCGGAAGTTGACTTGAACATCCCCCTCGAACAGGTCATGACCACTGATCCAAAGTCACTACCACAGAGTGCCACGGCGTTTGATGCGGCGGTGCTCATGGCCGAACATCATTTTGCCCATATCTGTCTCACCAATGATGACGGCAAACTGGTTGGTGTCGTTTCAGAGCGAGACCTGTTTTCACTGCAACGGGTGAATCTGGTCCATCTGACCCGAGCCATTGCCCATGCCAATTCCTTTACCTCGTTGATCCAGATCCGCGAGGATATACCGGGATTGATCCATACTATGCTGGCCCACGGAGCCTCTGTCACACAGATCAACCGTCTGATTACGGTTTTGAATGACTACACAGTGCGCCGGGTTCTCGAACTTGCCATACGGCACTACCCCCACCACCTGCCGGATTTCACCTGGCTCAGCTTTGGTAGTGAGGCACGGGAGGAACAAACTCTGGTTACAGACCAGGACAACGGCATCATATTTCATACATCAGGCCACAACGAGCAGGAAGCGGATCGGGAAGCGCTGTTGGCATTCGCCCGACTGGTCACTCAATATCTGGATCAATGCGGCTTTACGCTCTGTAAGGGCAACATTATGGCATCCAATCCGGCGCTGTGTCTGACCTTGGCGGAGTGGAAGAACAAATTTGAACGCCTGGTACGGACCACGACACCGGAGAACCTCCTGCAATCCACGATATTGTTTGACATGCGCGCGATCTGGGGGGACGAGTCCATGGTTGACGAGCTGTACGATCACCTATTGAAACGGATTGGCAATAACACCTTGTTTCAGAAAATGCTGGCCGGAAACGCATTGCAGAACCGGGCACCACTGGGGTTCTTTCGTGGCTTCAAATTCAGCAAGTCGAAATCCGGCGAAAATAAAGGCAAGCGTATCGATATGAAAACTCAGGGGCTCAACCCGTTTATTGAAGCCATCAGGGTATTGGCACTGGCAAACGATATCCGTGAATCCAATACCCTGAAACGCCTGTCACGTTTGACTGAATTAAAAGTTTTCAAGCCTGCAGATAGTGCCGCATGGGAAGAGGCCTACAGCTTCATTCAAATGCAACGTATGAAACACCATCAGGACTGCGTCAGTGCGGGTACAGCTCCGGATAACATGTTAGACCCTGAAATATTGAATCCCCTGGATCGACGGGTACTAAAAGAAGCCTTTCGCCAAGCACAGCGAATTCAACAGGTTCTGGAGCTTCGCTACCAGTTGTAA
- a CDS encoding 3'-5' exonuclease has product MGLIDSLTGWLRNDPAKKQISHLLPDSQYQSSDTSLDQTHFTVFDLETTGLNIHKDQILAMGAVKIEHNRVHLDQQFELLVNSQQRALSEATLVHGLSPGEIATGHNPVEALTQFFQFCGDTVLVGYHVEFDRAVLGRACKNLLNYKVPFLFLDVADLARIFLKDRLPSGQRTPKGLDDWATLLQLDSGIERHHASADALLTAELFLICLNQAKAQQVTTLTELKQKITLSGKLLQSQSHI; this is encoded by the coding sequence ATGGGCCTTATTGATTCGTTAACCGGCTGGCTGCGCAACGATCCCGCCAAAAAGCAAATCAGCCACCTGCTCCCGGACTCCCAATACCAATCCAGTGACACCAGTCTGGATCAAACGCATTTCACCGTTTTTGATCTCGAAACCACGGGGTTGAATATTCATAAAGACCAAATTCTGGCCATGGGTGCAGTCAAAATAGAGCATAATCGTGTTCACCTGGACCAACAATTTGAACTTTTAGTCAATTCACAGCAACGCGCCTTGTCTGAAGCAACCCTCGTACATGGTTTATCACCGGGTGAAATTGCAACCGGTCACAACCCTGTTGAAGCCCTGACACAGTTCTTTCAGTTTTGTGGCGATACCGTGCTGGTGGGATATCATGTCGAATTCGATCGCGCTGTGCTGGGCCGGGCCTGTAAAAATCTGCTGAATTATAAAGTACCATTTCTGTTTCTGGATGTTGCCGATCTGGCACGGATTTTCCTGAAGGACAGACTCCCCTCTGGACAACGCACCCCGAAAGGACTGGATGACTGGGCGACCTTATTGCAGCTGGATTCCGGGATCGAGCGACACCATGCCAGTGCAGATGCACTGCTCACCGCCGAATTGTTTCTGATTTGCCTCAATCAGGCAAAGGCACAGCAGGTCACAACACTGACTGAGTTGAAACAAAAAATAACACTTTCCGGGAAATTACTGCAAAGTCAATCGCATATATAA